One segment of Rosa chinensis cultivar Old Blush chromosome 6, RchiOBHm-V2, whole genome shotgun sequence DNA contains the following:
- the LOC112174274 gene encoding DNA-directed RNA polymerases II, IV and V subunit 6A, giving the protein MADDDYNEMDIGYEDEPVEPEIEEGAEEDVDNNDDLAGDAIETDDKEEQVPVERPRKTSKFMTKYERARILGTRAVQISMNAPVMVELEGETDPLEIAMKELRERKIPFTIRRYLPDGSYEDWGVDELIVEDSWKRQVGGN; this is encoded by the exons ATGGCTGATGATGATTACAATGAGATGGATattgg ATATGAGGATGAGCCCGTGGAGCCAGAGATTGAA GAAGGGGCAGAGGAGGATGTGGATAACAATGATGATCTTGCTGGAGATGCCATTGAAACTGATGACAAGGAAGAACAAGTACCAGTGGAACGGCCTCgcaaaacatcaaaatttatGACCAAATATGAACGGGCTAGAATCTTGGGTACCCGTGCTGTACAAATTAG CATGAATGCCCCTGTGATGGTTGAGTTGGAGGGTGAGACTGACCCGCTTGAG ATTGCTATGAAGGAGCTTCGTGAGCGGAAGATACCCTTTACCATCCGCCGCTACTTGCCTGATGGAAG TTATGAAGATTGGGGAGTTGATGAACTGATTGTGGAAGATTCCTGGAAGAGGCAGGTGGGAGGTAACTGA
- the LOC112173490 gene encoding carbonic anhydrase 2 translates to MASQLAIHRLNKFLSEKEDLDEVAAAKIDKLIAELQTPGDHFDPVQTIVNGFMDFKIHKFDKYPCLFDKLALGQSPKFLVFACSDSRVSPSIILNFKPGEAFMVRNIANLVPTFSQLRYSGTGAIIEYAVTQLKVENILVIGHSKCGGIQRLMEHPEDGSVPFDFIDDWVKIAQDAKDKVKAEGGGHEACAREAVNVSLENLLTYPYVHKEVSERKIALRGGYYDFVNGVFELWEKHESHISPPMIIPPPQLKM, encoded by the exons ATGGCTAGCCAGTTGGCAATTCATCGTTTGAACAAGTTCCTCAG TGAGAAGGAGGACTTGGATGAAGTGGCTGCTGCCAAAATTGACAAACTAATTGCTGAGCTGCAAACGCCCGGTGATCATTTTGATCCGGTTCAAACGATTGTAAATGGGTTCATGGACTTCAAGATCCACAAATTCGA CAAATATCCATGTCTGTTCGACAAGCTTGCCTTAGGACAAAGCCCCAAA TTTCTGGTGTTCGCATGCTCAGACTCTCGAGTGAGCCCCTCTATTATCCTTAACTTTAAACCTGGGGAGGCCTTCATGGTTCGCAACATTGCTAACTTGGTTCCTACATTTAGCCAG CTAAGATACTCGGGAACTGGAGCAATTATAGAATATGCCGTCACACAACTCAAG GTAGAAAACATTTTGGTTATTGGGCATAGTAAATGTGGTGGGATACAGAGGCTTATGGAACATCCAGAAGATGGCAGTGTTCCCTT CGACTTCATAGATGACTGGGTTAAAATTGCCCAGGATGCCAAGGATAAAGTTAAAGCAGAGGGAGGAGGACATGAGGCTTGTGCTAGG GAAGCTGTAAATGTCTCTCTGGAAAACCTGCTAACTTATCCTTACGTTCATAAGGAGGTATCGGAAAGAAAAATAGCACTTAGAGGTGGTTACTATGACTTCGTCAATGGAGTTTTCGAGCTCTGGGAGAAACACGAATCTCACATTTCACCCCCCATGATCATTCCGCCTCCACAATTAAAGATGTGA
- the LOC112171018 gene encoding SKP1-interacting partner 15: MESLPQDALHLIFSLLPLPQIMICRSVSKHLHQVLTSPSFIHLISTHSPPLRLLALRPPHHRHHHLSSPPSLHVFDPDLHRWLRFPLDFLPFCSPHPVASSSGLLYLWADSPDSTKSLVVCNPLTRRFLTLPQLGSAWSRHGSVLVDSATRVMVLTELAALYFSGGAGNHWLKFSSNLPSKPRSPILVADSVFALCDVGSPWRSQWKLFACTISKLRSSQTWTRLEKLEWGDVFDILKRPRLVRGNGSKILMVGGLKSSFSLNSACSTILILRLDLDSWEWDEAGRMPVDMFKCFQECSKFKVFGGGDRVCFSAKRLGKLALWDNCPGKAEWRWIDGVPGSGDGLCRGFVFEARLTTLP; this comes from the coding sequence ATGGAGTCTCTCCCACAAGACGCCCTCCACCTCATCTTCTCCCTCCTCCCCCTCCCTCAGATCATGATCTGCCGCTCCGTCAGCAAGCACCTCCACCAAGTCCTCACCTCCCCCTCCTTCATCCACCTCATCTCCACCCACTCTCCTCCCCTCCGCCTCCTCGCCCTCCGCCCTCCccaccaccgccaccaccacctctcctcccctccctccctccacgTCTTCGACCCCGACCTCCACCGCTGGCTCCGCTTCCCCCTCGATTTCCTCCCCTTCTGCTCCCCCCACCCCGTCGCCTCCTCCTCCGGCCTCCTCTACCTCTGGGCCGACTCCCCCGACTCCACCAAGTCCCTCGTCGTCTGCAACCCTCTCACCCGCCGCTTCCTCACCTTGCCTCAGCTCGGCTCCGCCTGGTCAAGGCACGGCTCCGTCCTCGTTGACTCCGCCACCCGCGTCATGGTCCTCACCGAGCTCGCCGCGCTTTACTTCTCCGGCGGCGCCGGCAACCACTGGCTCAAATTCTCTTCCAATCTTCCGTCCAAGCCCCGCAGCCCGATCCTCGTGGCCGACTCGGTCTTCGCGCTCTGCGACGTCGGCTCGCCGTGGAGGAGCCAGTGGAAGCTCTTCGCGTGCACCATTTCGAAGCTGAGGAGCTCGCAGACGTGGACGAGGCTCGAGAAGCTGGAGTGGGGGGACGTGTTCGACATTTTGAAacggcctcgtttggttcgcggaaatgGGAGCAAGATCTTGATGGTTGGGGGATTGAAGTCCTCGTTTTCGCTGAACTCGGCCTGCTCCACGATTCTGATACTGAGGCTGGATTTGGATAGCTGGGAGTGGGACGAGGCGGGCCGAATGCCGGTGGATATGTTTAAGTGTTTTCAGGAGTGTAGCAAGTTCAAGGTGTTTGGTGGCGGCGACAGGGTTTGTTTTTCGGCTAAGAGGTTGGGGAAGTTGGCTTTGTGGGACAATTGTCCGGGGAAGGCAGAGTGGCGGTGGATTGATGGCGTTCCCGGAAGTGGCGATGGGCTTTGCAGGGGGTTTGTTTTCGAGGCCAGGCTCACCACATTGCCTTGA